In Nicotiana tabacum cultivar K326 chromosome 19, ASM71507v2, whole genome shotgun sequence, one DNA window encodes the following:
- the LOC107764399 gene encoding phosphatidylinositol 4-phosphate 5-kinase 8 isoform X1, translating into MEDSGSITEKVFSNGDAYVGSFKGILPHGKGKYTWSDGSVYDGCWEEGKMTGEGRLIWPSGASYEGDFSGGYLHGFGIFNGSDGSIYRGVWRMNTQHGIGRKQYQNSDVYDGCWKEGVREGSGRYAWSNGNMYIGNWKDGKMCGRGVMKWFDGDLFDGFWLNGLRHGSGCYRFADGSYYFGVWTKGLKDGLGMFYPAGSKHRFLRKTSDRHDQKRKKQLSHTSSTISESVKPKVNRSISERFSYSLLKGSGSISLRTTSQGEDVALDDSSRDMLACDSSSVLSQSSDDKSDFLETGSVAYEREYTQGVLIKERIINISRLSRKSKQRIKFHAKEVKRRSCVYFLEGRKSYYLMLNLQLGIRYSVGKITPVPIREVRQSDFGDQARIKMYFPRKGSQFTPSHHSIDFYWKDYCPMVFRYLRELFKLDAAEYMMSICGDDGLRELSSPGKSGSLFYLSRDDRFVIKTLKKSELKVLLKMLPDYYRHVKEHDNTLITKVFGLHRISLKRGKKVRFVVMGNMFCTELRIHRRYDLKGSSHGRFTKKDRIDEATTLKDLDLKYEFHMDKLLREALFKQLSLDCRFLESQNIIDYSLLLGLHFRAPENLISLLQPPDSQNNVETNPEHEGGIFQGELSIPPRGLILVTHEPSSVSTTPGPHIRGSTLRAMSVGDKEVDLLVPGTGRLRVQLGVNMPAQANQKLMQDEAASVQVELFEVYDVVLYLGIIDILQEYNMKKKLEHTYKSLQFDPMSVSVIEPKLYSKRFINFLEKVFPVEP; encoded by the exons ATGGAGGACAGTGGAAG CATTACTGAAAAAGTCTTCTCAAATGGAGATGCTTATGTGGGTAGTTTCAAGGGGATTCTTCCTCATGGAAAAGGTAAATATACTTGGTCAGATGGATCCGTTTATGATGGTTGTTGGGAAGAAGGAAAAATGACTGGAGAAGGACGGCTTATTTGGCCTTCTGGAGCTTCATATGAGGGTGATTTCTCTGGAGGTTACCTCCATGGTTTTGGAATATTTAATGGGTCTGATGGCTCAATATACAGAGGTGTTTGGAGAATGAATACCCAGCATGGGATAGGAAGAAAACAGTATCAGAATTCTGATGTTTATGATGGTTGTTGGAAAGAGGGAGTACGTGAAGGCAGCGGTCGATATGCATGGAGTAATGGAAACATGTATATTGGGAACTGGAAAGATGGAAAAATGTGTGGTAGAGGTGTTATGAAATGGTTTGATGGAGATCTTTTTGATGGATTTTGGTTGAATGGTTTAAGACATGGTTCAGGCTGTTACCGATTTGCTGATGGAAGTTACTACTTTGGGGTGTGGACTAAAGGGCTAAAAGATGGACTTGGAATGTTTTATCCTGCTGGAAGTAAGCATCGCTTTCTGAGGAAGACCAGTGATAGGCATGATCAGAAGAGGAAAAAGCAGCTCTCACATACTTCATCAACTATTTCAGAGTCTGTGAAACCGAAAGTGAACCGTAGTATTTCGGAGAGATTCTCCTATAGTTTGCTGAAAGGCTCAGGGAGCATATCACTGAGGACTACATCACAGGGAGAAGACGTTGCCCTTGATGATTCCAGCAGAGACATGTTGGCCTGTGATTCATCAAGTGTATTATCTCAAAGCTCTGATGACAAAAGCGATTTTCTGGAAACTGGTTCTGTGGCATATGAAAGAGAATACACGCAAGGAGTCCTAATCAAAGAAAGGATTATAAATATTAGTAGGCTATCTCGCAAAAGTAAACAACGGATTAAGTTTCACGCAAAAGAAGTAAAAAGGAGGTCATGTGTGTACTTTCTAGAAGGCCGTAAGAGCTACTATCTGATGCTTAATTTGCAACTTGGTATCAG GTATTCTGTTGGCAAGATCACTCCTGTGCCTATCCGTGAAGTGAGACAGTCAGATTTTGGAGATCAAGCTAGAATTAAAATGTACTTTCCCAGGAAGGGTTCCCAATTTACACCTTCACATCATTCCATCGATTTTTATTGGAAGGACTATTGCCCTATGGTTTTCAG ATATTTGAGAGAGTTGTTCAAGCTGGATGCGGCAGAGTATATGATGTCCATATGTGGTGATGATGGTCTGAGAGAGCTTTCGTCTCCTGGAAAGAGTGGCAGCCTTTTCTATCTTTCTCGGGATGATAGATTTGTGATCAAGACGTTAAAGAAGTCTGAGCTCAAG GTTCTACTCAAGATGCTTCCTGATTACTATAGACATGTAAAGGAACATGACAACACACTCATAACAAAAGTTTTTGGGCTGCACAGGATATCATTGAAACGTGGAAAAAAG GTACGCTTTGTAGTCATGGGGAATATGTTTTGTACGGAATTAAGAATACATCGCCGTTATGATTTGAAAGGTTCTTCTCATGGGAGATTTACAAAGAAAGATCGTATTGATGAGGCGACGACATTAAAAGACCTCGATTTGAAATATGAGTTTCATATGGACAAGTTATTACGTGAGGCACTTTTCAA aCAATTATCTTTGGACTGCAGATTTTTAGAATCTCAGAACATTATAGACTATAGCCTTCTATTGGGGTTACATTTTAGAGCTCCTGAGAATCTGATATCTCTTTTACAGCCACCTGATTCTCAAAACAATGTAGAAACTAATCCTGAGCATGAAG GTGGGATATTTCAGGGGGAGCTCTCAATTCCACCAAGGGGTTTGATTTTGGTAACTCATGAACCCAGTTCTGTCAGCACTACGCCAGGTCCTCATATAAGAGGAAGTACTCTGAGAGCCATGTCCGTTGGTGACAAGGAGGTTGATCTTCTTGTCCCGGGTACTGGAAG GTTAAGGGTACAATTAGGTGTAAACATGCCAGCCCAAGCAAACCAAAAACTCATGCAGGATGAGGCAGCTTCAGTACAAGTTGAACTTTTTGAGGTATATGATGTTGTTCTATATCTCGGAATAATTGATATACTGCAGGAATACAACATGAAAAAGAAATTGGAGCATACCTACAAATCGTTGCAATTTGATCCTATGTCGGTCTCTGTAATTGAACCCAAGCTTTACTCGAAACGTTTCATCAATTTCTTGGAGAAAGTGTTCCCCGTTGAGCCATGA
- the LOC107764399 gene encoding phosphatidylinositol 4-phosphate 5-kinase 8 isoform X2 yields MTGEGRLIWPSGASYEGDFSGGYLHGFGIFNGSDGSIYRGVWRMNTQHGIGRKQYQNSDVYDGCWKEGVREGSGRYAWSNGNMYIGNWKDGKMCGRGVMKWFDGDLFDGFWLNGLRHGSGCYRFADGSYYFGVWTKGLKDGLGMFYPAGSKHRFLRKTSDRHDQKRKKQLSHTSSTISESVKPKVNRSISERFSYSLLKGSGSISLRTTSQGEDVALDDSSRDMLACDSSSVLSQSSDDKSDFLETGSVAYEREYTQGVLIKERIINISRLSRKSKQRIKFHAKEVKRRSCVYFLEGRKSYYLMLNLQLGIRYSVGKITPVPIREVRQSDFGDQARIKMYFPRKGSQFTPSHHSIDFYWKDYCPMVFRYLRELFKLDAAEYMMSICGDDGLRELSSPGKSGSLFYLSRDDRFVIKTLKKSELKVLLKMLPDYYRHVKEHDNTLITKVFGLHRISLKRGKKVRFVVMGNMFCTELRIHRRYDLKGSSHGRFTKKDRIDEATTLKDLDLKYEFHMDKLLREALFKQLSLDCRFLESQNIIDYSLLLGLHFRAPENLISLLQPPDSQNNVETNPEHEGGIFQGELSIPPRGLILVTHEPSSVSTTPGPHIRGSTLRAMSVGDKEVDLLVPGTGRLRVQLGVNMPAQANQKLMQDEAASVQVELFEVYDVVLYLGIIDILQEYNMKKKLEHTYKSLQFDPMSVSVIEPKLYSKRFINFLEKVFPVEP; encoded by the exons ATGACTGGAGAAGGACGGCTTATTTGGCCTTCTGGAGCTTCATATGAGGGTGATTTCTCTGGAGGTTACCTCCATGGTTTTGGAATATTTAATGGGTCTGATGGCTCAATATACAGAGGTGTTTGGAGAATGAATACCCAGCATGGGATAGGAAGAAAACAGTATCAGAATTCTGATGTTTATGATGGTTGTTGGAAAGAGGGAGTACGTGAAGGCAGCGGTCGATATGCATGGAGTAATGGAAACATGTATATTGGGAACTGGAAAGATGGAAAAATGTGTGGTAGAGGTGTTATGAAATGGTTTGATGGAGATCTTTTTGATGGATTTTGGTTGAATGGTTTAAGACATGGTTCAGGCTGTTACCGATTTGCTGATGGAAGTTACTACTTTGGGGTGTGGACTAAAGGGCTAAAAGATGGACTTGGAATGTTTTATCCTGCTGGAAGTAAGCATCGCTTTCTGAGGAAGACCAGTGATAGGCATGATCAGAAGAGGAAAAAGCAGCTCTCACATACTTCATCAACTATTTCAGAGTCTGTGAAACCGAAAGTGAACCGTAGTATTTCGGAGAGATTCTCCTATAGTTTGCTGAAAGGCTCAGGGAGCATATCACTGAGGACTACATCACAGGGAGAAGACGTTGCCCTTGATGATTCCAGCAGAGACATGTTGGCCTGTGATTCATCAAGTGTATTATCTCAAAGCTCTGATGACAAAAGCGATTTTCTGGAAACTGGTTCTGTGGCATATGAAAGAGAATACACGCAAGGAGTCCTAATCAAAGAAAGGATTATAAATATTAGTAGGCTATCTCGCAAAAGTAAACAACGGATTAAGTTTCACGCAAAAGAAGTAAAAAGGAGGTCATGTGTGTACTTTCTAGAAGGCCGTAAGAGCTACTATCTGATGCTTAATTTGCAACTTGGTATCAG GTATTCTGTTGGCAAGATCACTCCTGTGCCTATCCGTGAAGTGAGACAGTCAGATTTTGGAGATCAAGCTAGAATTAAAATGTACTTTCCCAGGAAGGGTTCCCAATTTACACCTTCACATCATTCCATCGATTTTTATTGGAAGGACTATTGCCCTATGGTTTTCAG ATATTTGAGAGAGTTGTTCAAGCTGGATGCGGCAGAGTATATGATGTCCATATGTGGTGATGATGGTCTGAGAGAGCTTTCGTCTCCTGGAAAGAGTGGCAGCCTTTTCTATCTTTCTCGGGATGATAGATTTGTGATCAAGACGTTAAAGAAGTCTGAGCTCAAG GTTCTACTCAAGATGCTTCCTGATTACTATAGACATGTAAAGGAACATGACAACACACTCATAACAAAAGTTTTTGGGCTGCACAGGATATCATTGAAACGTGGAAAAAAG GTACGCTTTGTAGTCATGGGGAATATGTTTTGTACGGAATTAAGAATACATCGCCGTTATGATTTGAAAGGTTCTTCTCATGGGAGATTTACAAAGAAAGATCGTATTGATGAGGCGACGACATTAAAAGACCTCGATTTGAAATATGAGTTTCATATGGACAAGTTATTACGTGAGGCACTTTTCAA aCAATTATCTTTGGACTGCAGATTTTTAGAATCTCAGAACATTATAGACTATAGCCTTCTATTGGGGTTACATTTTAGAGCTCCTGAGAATCTGATATCTCTTTTACAGCCACCTGATTCTCAAAACAATGTAGAAACTAATCCTGAGCATGAAG GTGGGATATTTCAGGGGGAGCTCTCAATTCCACCAAGGGGTTTGATTTTGGTAACTCATGAACCCAGTTCTGTCAGCACTACGCCAGGTCCTCATATAAGAGGAAGTACTCTGAGAGCCATGTCCGTTGGTGACAAGGAGGTTGATCTTCTTGTCCCGGGTACTGGAAG GTTAAGGGTACAATTAGGTGTAAACATGCCAGCCCAAGCAAACCAAAAACTCATGCAGGATGAGGCAGCTTCAGTACAAGTTGAACTTTTTGAGGTATATGATGTTGTTCTATATCTCGGAATAATTGATATACTGCAGGAATACAACATGAAAAAGAAATTGGAGCATACCTACAAATCGTTGCAATTTGATCCTATGTCGGTCTCTGTAATTGAACCCAAGCTTTACTCGAAACGTTTCATCAATTTCTTGGAGAAAGTGTTCCCCGTTGAGCCATGA